In the genome of Pelobacter seleniigenes DSM 18267, one region contains:
- a CDS encoding CDGSH iron-sulfur domain-containing protein: protein MDEKEKDSAMPIALTLEPGVYFRCTCGCSQSLPFCDGHHQQGQKLPLRFEVKEREKVYLCTCGQSRNLPHCDGSCGVDVPVAD, encoded by the coding sequence ATGGATGAGAAAGAAAAAGACTCCGCTATGCCGATAGCCTTGACTCTGGAGCCCGGCGTTTATTTTCGTTGCACCTGCGGTTGTTCGCAAAGCTTGCCGTTTTGTGACGGCCACCATCAGCAAGGCCAGAAGCTGCCGCTTCGCTTTGAGGTGAAGGAAAGGGAAAAGGTCTATTTGTGTACCTGCGGGCAAAGTCGGAATCTGCCACACTGTGATGGCAGTTGCGGAGTCGATGTTCCCGTAGCCGACTGA
- a CDS encoding flavodoxin family protein: MKVIAINGSARKDGNTASLIQHVFAPLQEAGIETEMIQLAGLQIRGCTACMQCFAKKDGRCVLTRDPLNDIVEKMVAADGIILGSPTYFADITAELKALIDRSGMVTRANGGQLRRKVGAGVAVARRGGVMHALQSIQNYFLINEMIIPGSNYWNLAFGRNSGDVDTDTEGVATMTRLGENMAWLLEKIAR, encoded by the coding sequence ATGAAAGTTATTGCGATTAATGGCAGCGCACGCAAAGATGGCAATACGGCAAGTCTGATTCAGCACGTTTTCGCCCCCCTGCAGGAGGCTGGAATCGAAACGGAAATGATTCAGCTTGCCGGGCTGCAGATACGAGGCTGTACAGCCTGTATGCAGTGTTTTGCAAAGAAAGACGGGCGCTGTGTTCTGACCCGGGATCCGCTTAATGATATCGTGGAGAAGATGGTGGCGGCCGACGGTATTATTCTTGGCTCGCCGACCTATTTTGCGGATATTACGGCCGAGTTGAAAGCGCTCATCGATCGGAGCGGGATGGTGACCCGGGCCAATGGCGGTCAGTTGCGGCGCAAAGTCGGTGCCGGGGTCGCTGTGGCCAGGCGCGGCGGGGTCATGCATGCCCTGCAATCGATTCAGAATTATTTTCTGATCAATGAGATGATTATCCCCGGTTCCAATTACTGGAATCTCGCCTTCGGTCGTAACAGTGGTGACGTGGACACCGATACGGAAGGGGTAGCGACGATGACCAGGCTGGGGGAAAATATGGCCTGGCTACTCGAGAAAATTGCCCGCTGA